Proteins from a genomic interval of Streptomyces fodineus:
- a CDS encoding GH1 family beta-glucosidase: MSLSPASPVSPSPVTFPPAFLWGAATSAYQIEGAVREDGRTPSIWDTFSHTPGRTAGGETGDIAVDHYHRYRDDVALMAELGLTAYRFSVSWSRVQPTGRGPAVQVGLDFYRRLVDDLLAHGIKPALTLYHWDLPQELEDAGGWPQRDTAKRFAEYAQLVGEALGDRVEQWITLNEPWCSAFLGYGSGVHAPGRTEPEASLRAAHHLNLAHGLAASALRSVMPARNGIAISLNSSVVRPLSQDPADVAAARRIDDLANGIFHGPMLHGAYPSSLLEATSSITDWSYVLDGDTRTINVPLDALGLNYYTPALVSAASGESTGPRADGHGAGDHSPWPGADDVRFHQTPGERTEMGWTIDPTGLHELLMRYTREAPGLPLYVTENGAAYDDKPDPDGRVHDPERIAYLHGHLSEVRRAITDGADVRGYYLWSLLDNFEWAYGYGKRFGAVYVDYATLERTPKSSARWYGEAARTGVLPGVGAD; the protein is encoded by the coding sequence ATGTCCCTATCCCCCGCATCCCCCGTATCCCCTTCCCCCGTGACCTTTCCGCCCGCCTTCCTCTGGGGAGCCGCGACCTCCGCCTACCAGATCGAGGGGGCGGTGCGGGAGGACGGCCGTACGCCCTCGATCTGGGACACCTTCAGCCATACGCCGGGCAGGACGGCAGGCGGTGAGACCGGTGACATCGCCGTCGACCACTATCACCGCTACCGCGACGACGTGGCGCTGATGGCGGAGCTGGGCCTGACCGCGTACCGCTTCTCGGTCTCCTGGTCCCGGGTGCAGCCCACCGGCCGGGGACCGGCGGTCCAGGTGGGCCTGGACTTCTACCGCCGCCTGGTGGACGACCTGCTCGCCCACGGCATCAAGCCGGCTCTCACCCTCTACCACTGGGATCTGCCGCAGGAGCTGGAGGACGCGGGCGGCTGGCCGCAGCGGGACACCGCGAAGCGGTTCGCGGAGTACGCACAGCTCGTCGGCGAGGCCCTCGGCGACCGGGTGGAGCAGTGGATCACCCTCAACGAACCGTGGTGCAGCGCCTTTCTGGGCTACGGCTCGGGCGTCCACGCCCCCGGCCGTACCGAACCGGAGGCCTCCCTGCGCGCCGCGCATCACCTCAACCTGGCGCACGGCCTGGCGGCTTCGGCCTTGCGCTCGGTGATGCCGGCCCGCAACGGAATCGCGATCAGCCTCAACTCCTCTGTGGTACGGCCGCTTTCGCAGGACCCGGCCGATGTGGCCGCGGCCCGCAGGATCGACGACCTGGCCAACGGCATCTTCCACGGCCCGATGCTGCACGGCGCGTACCCCTCGTCGTTGCTGGAGGCCACGTCCTCGATCACCGACTGGTCGTACGTCCTCGACGGCGACACCCGCACCATCAACGTCCCGCTGGACGCGCTGGGCCTGAACTACTACACCCCGGCCCTGGTGTCGGCCGCGTCCGGCGAGAGCACGGGCCCGCGGGCCGACGGCCACGGCGCCGGCGACCACTCCCCCTGGCCGGGCGCCGACGACGTGCGGTTCCACCAGACGCCGGGCGAGCGCACGGAGATGGGCTGGACGATCGACCCGACGGGCCTGCACGAGCTGCTGATGCGCTACACACGCGAGGCCCCCGGCCTGCCGCTGTACGTGACCGAGAACGGCGCGGCCTACGACGACAAGCCGGACCCCGACGGCCGCGTCCACGACCCCGAGCGCATCGCATACCTCCACGGCCACCTGTCCGAGGTCCGCCGCGCCATCACCGACGGCGCCGACGTCCGCGGCTACTACCTGTGGTCCCTGCTGGACAACTTCGAGTGGGCGTACGGCTACGGCAAGCGGTTCGGCGCGGTGTACGTGGACTACGCGACGCTGGAACGGACACCGAAGTCGAGTGCGCGGTGGTACGGGGAGGCGGCGCGGACGGGGGTGTTGCCGGGGGTGGGGGCCGACTAG
- a CDS encoding response regulator transcription factor: MASVLVVEDDQFVRSALIRHLTDAAHTVRSVGSALEALREVAHFRFDVVILDLGLPDLDGSEALKMLRGITDVPVIIATARDDETEIVRLLNAGADDYLTKPFSVEHLSARIAAVLRRARSGGAEPPSASVLRVGGLTVDPLRRQAELDGVRLDLTRREFDLLAFLAGRPGVVVPRKELLAEVWQQSYGDDQTIDVHLSWLRRKLGETAARPRYLHTLRGVGVKLEPPMDGEPTR, encoded by the coding sequence ATGGCAAGTGTGCTCGTGGTCGAGGACGACCAGTTCGTACGCTCGGCGCTCATCCGGCATCTGACCGACGCCGCACACACCGTGCGCAGCGTGGGTTCGGCACTGGAGGCGCTGCGCGAGGTCGCCCATTTCCGTTTCGACGTGGTCATCCTGGACCTCGGACTGCCGGACCTGGACGGCTCCGAGGCGCTGAAGATGCTCCGCGGCATCACCGACGTGCCCGTCATCATCGCCACCGCCCGGGATGACGAGACGGAGATCGTCCGGCTGCTCAACGCCGGCGCGGACGACTACCTGACCAAGCCGTTCTCCGTGGAACACCTCTCCGCCCGGATCGCGGCCGTGCTGCGCCGGGCCCGCTCCGGCGGCGCGGAGCCCCCGTCGGCATCCGTGCTCCGCGTGGGCGGCCTGACCGTCGACCCGCTGCGCCGCCAGGCCGAGCTGGACGGGGTCCGTCTCGACCTCACCCGCCGCGAGTTCGACCTGCTCGCCTTCCTCGCCGGCCGGCCCGGGGTCGTCGTCCCGCGCAAGGAGCTCCTCGCCGAGGTCTGGCAGCAGTCCTACGGCGACGACCAGACCATCGACGTCCATCTGTCCTGGTTGCGCCGGAAATTGGGGGAGACGGCCGCCCGGCCCCGCTATCTGCACACGCTCAGGGGCGTCGGCGTGAAGCTGGAGCCCCCCATGGACGGGGAGCCGACGCGATGA
- a CDS encoding sensor histidine kinase — MRWALVKVCLAVTTMVVVAFAVPLGLVVKEMARDRAFSSAEREAAAVAPALSITTDRDKLERVVASAGADSGMAVHLPAGSGRPALDLGRQRAAGRDIEAVRKMGRASTTTVAGGSTLLQPVALGSGDIAVVEVYVPESEVTNGVGTAWAVLAAVGLALIVGSVAVADRLGVRMVRPAQRLVRGAHELGEGRLGARVPEDGPTELRLAAVAFNSMADQVVQLLANERELAADLSHRLRTPLTVLRLNAASLGGGPAAEQTRAAVAQLEREVDTIIRTAREAKPQTAAAGPGAGCDAAEVVRERMEFWSALAEDEGRKWRVAGVDRPVRIPVARADLAAALDALLGNVFRHTAEGTAFAVDVHNGEDAVIILVSDAGPGIPDPDAAMARGRGSGNAGSTGLGLDIVRRLAEATGGDVRIGSSVLGGAEVRLWFQLDGRAPAGRGHGGRVRRRRSGKPVLTGLDH, encoded by the coding sequence ATGAGATGGGCTCTGGTCAAGGTCTGCCTGGCGGTCACCACGATGGTCGTGGTCGCCTTCGCCGTGCCGCTCGGCCTGGTCGTCAAGGAGATGGCCCGCGACCGCGCGTTCTCCAGCGCCGAGCGGGAGGCCGCGGCGGTCGCGCCCGCGCTGTCCATCACCACCGACCGGGACAAACTGGAGCGGGTCGTGGCCTCCGCCGGTGCCGACTCCGGGATGGCCGTGCATCTGCCCGCAGGCAGCGGCCGGCCCGCGCTCGACCTCGGCCGGCAGCGCGCCGCCGGCCGCGACATCGAGGCCGTACGGAAAATGGGCCGGGCCTCCACGACCACCGTGGCCGGTGGCTCCACCCTGCTCCAGCCGGTCGCCCTCGGCTCCGGCGACATCGCCGTCGTCGAGGTCTACGTCCCCGAGTCCGAGGTGACCAACGGCGTCGGCACGGCCTGGGCGGTGCTCGCGGCGGTCGGCCTCGCGCTGATCGTCGGCTCGGTCGCGGTCGCCGACCGGCTCGGGGTGCGCATGGTGCGGCCCGCCCAGCGGCTGGTCCGGGGCGCGCACGAGCTGGGCGAGGGCAGGCTGGGCGCCCGGGTGCCGGAGGACGGCCCGACCGAACTGCGGCTCGCGGCCGTGGCGTTCAACTCCATGGCCGACCAGGTCGTCCAACTCCTCGCGAACGAAAGAGAGCTGGCCGCCGACCTCTCCCACCGCCTGCGTACGCCGCTCACCGTCCTGCGGCTCAACGCGGCCTCCCTGGGCGGCGGACCGGCCGCCGAGCAGACCCGGGCCGCCGTCGCCCAGCTGGAGCGCGAGGTTGACACCATCATCCGTACGGCCCGGGAGGCCAAGCCGCAGACGGCCGCGGCCGGCCCCGGCGCCGGGTGCGACGCGGCCGAAGTGGTGCGCGAACGCATGGAGTTCTGGTCCGCGCTCGCCGAGGACGAGGGCCGTAAGTGGCGCGTGGCCGGAGTGGACCGGCCGGTGCGCATACCCGTGGCCCGCGCCGACCTGGCCGCGGCCCTGGACGCCCTGCTCGGCAATGTGTTCCGGCACACCGCCGAGGGCACCGCCTTCGCGGTCGACGTGCACAACGGCGAGGACGCGGTGATCATCCTGGTCTCCGACGCGGGCCCCGGCATACCCGACCCGGACGCGGCGATGGCCCGTGGCCGCGGTTCCGGAAACGCCGGTTCGACCGGCCTCGGCCTCGACATCGTGCGCCGGCTCGCCGAGGCCACCGGCGGGGACGTGCGGATCGGCTCCTCGGTGCTGGGCGGCGCGGAGGTGCGGCTCTGGTTCCAGCTCGATGGGCGGGCGCCGGCCGGGCGGGGGCACGGGGGGCGGGTGCGCAGACGCCGGTCGGGCAAACCGGTCCTGACTGGTCTCGACCATTAA
- a CDS encoding ABC transporter substrate-binding protein, protein MRTSIRRSQRLMALAAVAALTTGLLAGCAKDSNDSSSDGSGGGGNGKGKITLTIGTFGVFGYKQSGLYDEYMKLHPEINIKENVTTRTDVYWPKVLTRLQAGSGTDDIQAIEIGNITEAVQTQANKFVDLGKEVDKSQWLDWKNAQATTKDGKLIGLGTDIGPMAICYRKDLFQKAGLPTDRTKLAEMWKGDWAKYVDVGKQYMKKAPKGTKFVDSASSVYNAAVGGASERYYDKDGNVVWDRSDGVKKAWDAAMSVATSDMSAKLKQFDPTWDQGFANGTFASVACPAWMIGYIEQKSGDLGKGKWDVAAAPAASNWGGSFLGAPTAGKHQKEAIALAKWLTAPEQQEKVFAKQASFPSTPSAYASLKPAADTTAYFSNAPLTQIFSDAAKTIPSQPLGPKDKPIDNAISDIGILQVEQKGKSPSQGWDAASKEIKDVLGQ, encoded by the coding sequence ATGCGCACGAGCATCCGCCGGTCCCAGCGGCTGATGGCCCTCGCGGCCGTGGCCGCGCTGACCACCGGGCTGCTGGCCGGCTGCGCCAAGGACTCGAACGACAGCTCGTCGGACGGCTCCGGCGGCGGCGGAAACGGCAAGGGCAAGATCACGCTGACCATCGGCACCTTCGGCGTCTTCGGCTACAAGCAGTCCGGCCTCTACGACGAGTACATGAAGCTGCACCCGGAGATCAACATCAAGGAGAACGTCACCACCCGCACCGACGTGTACTGGCCGAAGGTGCTCACCCGCCTCCAGGCCGGCTCCGGCACGGACGACATCCAGGCCATCGAGATCGGCAACATCACCGAGGCCGTGCAGACGCAGGCGAACAAGTTCGTCGACCTGGGCAAGGAGGTCGACAAGTCCCAGTGGCTGGACTGGAAGAACGCCCAGGCCACCACGAAGGACGGCAAGCTCATCGGGCTCGGCACCGACATCGGGCCGATGGCCATCTGCTATCGGAAGGACCTGTTCCAGAAGGCGGGGCTGCCGACCGACCGGACCAAGCTCGCCGAGATGTGGAAGGGCGACTGGGCCAAGTACGTCGACGTCGGCAAGCAGTACATGAAGAAGGCGCCCAAGGGCACCAAGTTCGTGGACTCGGCCTCCTCCGTCTACAACGCGGCGGTGGGCGGCGCGAGCGAGCGGTACTACGACAAGGACGGCAACGTCGTCTGGGACAGGTCCGACGGCGTGAAGAAGGCCTGGGACGCCGCCATGAGCGTCGCGACCAGCGACATGTCGGCGAAGCTGAAGCAGTTCGACCCGACCTGGGACCAGGGCTTCGCCAACGGCACCTTCGCCTCCGTCGCCTGCCCGGCCTGGATGATCGGCTACATCGAGCAGAAGTCGGGTGACTTGGGCAAGGGCAAGTGGGACGTGGCTGCGGCGCCGGCCGCGTCCAACTGGGGCGGCTCCTTCCTCGGCGCGCCGACGGCGGGCAAACACCAGAAGGAGGCCATCGCACTGGCCAAGTGGCTGACCGCGCCCGAGCAGCAGGAGAAGGTCTTCGCCAAGCAAGCGAGCTTCCCCTCGACCCCGTCGGCCTACGCGAGTCTGAAGCCGGCCGCGGACACCACCGCGTACTTCTCGAACGCGCCGCTCACCCAGATCTTCTCGGACGCGGCGAAGACCATCCCCTCGCAGCCGCTCGGCCCCAAGGACAAGCCGATCGACAACGCGATCAGCGACATCGGCATCCTCCAGGTCGAGCAGAAGGGCAAGTCGCCGTCCCAGGGCTGGGACGCGGCGTCCAAGGAGATCAAGGACGTGCTCGGCCAGTGA
- a CDS encoding carbohydrate ABC transporter permease, with product MTTTEPTLPRKAGRRRVLGAGKQLHAGPVTYVVLTVFALVSLGPLVWTAIAASRTAGRLAQTPPPLWFGGNLFKNLQAAWDQAGLSTAMFNSVIVAGTITVSTVLFSTLAGFAFAKLRFRFSGLLLLLTIGTMMIPPQLAVVPLYLWMSDLGWSNQLQTVILPSLVTAFGTFFMRQYLVQALPTELIEAARVDGASSIRIVWHVVFPAARPAMAVLGLLTFVFAWNDFLWPIIALNQQNPTVQVALNSLGTGYVPDQAVIMAGALLGTLPLLIAFVLFGKQIVGGIMQGAIKG from the coding sequence ATGACGACCACCGAACCCACCCTGCCCCGCAAGGCCGGCCGCCGCCGGGTGCTGGGCGCGGGCAAGCAGCTGCACGCGGGCCCGGTGACGTACGTCGTGCTCACCGTCTTCGCGCTGGTCTCCCTCGGCCCGCTGGTGTGGACGGCGATCGCGGCCTCGCGCACCGCCGGGCGGCTCGCCCAGACCCCGCCGCCGCTGTGGTTCGGCGGCAACCTGTTCAAGAACCTCCAGGCGGCCTGGGACCAGGCGGGGCTGAGCACGGCGATGTTCAACTCGGTGATCGTGGCGGGCACGATCACGGTGAGCACGGTGCTGTTCTCCACGCTGGCCGGCTTCGCCTTCGCCAAACTGCGGTTCCGTTTCTCCGGTCTGCTGCTCCTGCTGACCATCGGCACGATGATGATCCCGCCGCAACTGGCCGTCGTACCGCTGTATCTGTGGATGTCGGACCTCGGCTGGTCGAACCAGCTGCAGACGGTGATCCTGCCGAGCCTCGTCACCGCCTTCGGTACGTTCTTCATGCGGCAGTACCTGGTGCAGGCGCTGCCGACGGAGCTGATCGAGGCGGCCCGGGTGGACGGGGCGAGCAGCATCCGGATCGTCTGGCACGTCGTCTTTCCCGCGGCACGCCCCGCCATGGCGGTACTCGGCCTGCTGACGTTCGTGTTCGCCTGGAACGACTTCCTGTGGCCGATCATCGCCCTGAACCAGCAGAACCCGACCGTGCAGGTGGCCCTGAACTCGCTCGGCACCGGGTACGTCCCCGACCAGGCGGTGATCATGGCCGGCGCCCTGCTGGGCACGCTGCCGCTGCTGATCGCGTTCGTTCTGTTCGGCAAGCAGATCGTGGGCGGGATCATGCAGGGCGCGATCAAGGGCTGA
- a CDS encoding carbohydrate ABC transporter permease has product MTSPKQALAHPASSADAAPGTPPGAARDAHGRGTQPGADSWRSRLYRWDMKASPYAFVSPFFVLFGAFTLVPLLYTAWYSLHHVQLSALDDQTWAGLDNYRNLWSSEFFWNALENTFTIGVISTVPQLLAAIGLAHLLNYRLRGSTVWRVVMLTPYATSVAAATLVFTLLYSWDGGMVNWILHFLGVGPVNWRESDWGSQFAVSSIVIWRWTGYNALIYLAAMQAIPADLYESAAIDGASRWQQFRHVTIPQLRPTILFTVVVSTIGATQLFGEPLLFGGVSGSKGGSEHQYQTLGLYMYDQGWIIGNLGKASAIAWSMFLILLVIAAVNLLLTRRLRKSP; this is encoded by the coding sequence GTGACCAGCCCCAAGCAGGCTCTCGCGCACCCCGCGTCGAGCGCCGACGCCGCGCCCGGCACCCCGCCGGGCGCGGCGCGGGACGCTCACGGTCGCGGTACGCAGCCGGGCGCCGACTCCTGGCGCAGCCGACTGTACCGCTGGGACATGAAGGCGTCGCCGTACGCGTTCGTGTCCCCGTTCTTCGTCCTGTTCGGGGCGTTCACGCTGGTCCCGCTGCTCTACACGGCCTGGTACTCGCTGCACCATGTGCAGCTGTCGGCCCTCGACGACCAGACCTGGGCGGGCCTGGACAACTACCGGAACCTGTGGTCCTCGGAGTTCTTCTGGAACGCCCTGGAGAACACCTTCACCATCGGTGTCATCTCGACCGTGCCGCAGCTGCTGGCCGCGATCGGGCTCGCCCACCTGCTGAACTACCGGCTGCGGGGCTCGACCGTCTGGCGTGTGGTGATGCTGACCCCGTACGCCACCTCGGTGGCCGCGGCGACCCTGGTGTTCACGCTGCTGTACTCGTGGGACGGCGGCATGGTCAACTGGATCCTGCACTTCCTCGGTGTCGGTCCCGTCAACTGGCGTGAGTCCGACTGGGGTTCGCAGTTCGCGGTGTCGTCGATCGTGATCTGGCGGTGGACGGGTTACAACGCGCTGATCTACCTCGCCGCCATGCAGGCGATCCCGGCCGATCTCTACGAGTCGGCGGCGATCGACGGCGCCAGCCGCTGGCAGCAGTTCCGGCATGTGACGATCCCGCAGCTGCGCCCGACGATCCTCTTCACGGTCGTGGTCTCCACCATCGGCGCGACCCAGCTCTTCGGCGAGCCGCTGCTGTTCGGCGGGGTCAGCGGGTCCAAGGGCGGCTCGGAGCACCAGTACCAGACGCTCGGTCTGTACATGTACGACCAGGGCTGGATCATCGGCAACCTCGGCAAGGCGTCCGCGATCGCCTGGTCGATGTTCCTGATCCTGCTGGTCATCGCCGCGGTCAATCTGCTGCTCACCCGACGGCTGAGGAAGTCCCCATGA